ATCGTGGATCCCTCTGCGTGTCGCATGGTCAAGCGGAGTGTTGCCATCGTCGTCTCTTGACCGTTAATCGGCACCCTGCCAAAGCAGCAGTTCAACTATTGTCACTGCCCCCAGGCCACTCAAACGTTCTGCTGCGTAGGAGAGTGGCGTCCGACCAAAATTGTCTCTTGAGTTTACATCAGCACCGCTGTCGAGAAGCAGTATTACTGTCGCCTTACGTCCGTACTCAACCGCATAAGAAAGTGCCGCACGACCATCGTCATCTCTTGACTCTAGATTAGCACCTTTGCCAATCAGTGATCTGGCCGCCGACGGATGCTGAAGTCGAACTGCTTGACAGAGTGGGGTGGAACCATGGTGGCCTCTCGACTCCACCTCGGCTCCTTGGTTAAGTAGTTGTTCTACCACATCATATTGACTGAACCTTATGGCCCAGGAGAGTGCTGTGCAGTTATTAACGTCCCTTGACTCCAGGTCAGCACCCCTATCAAGCAGTACTGCTAGGGCTTCGTTGCGCCAGGAGTCTGCAGAATAAGAGAGTGGTGTGCGACCATAAGAACATTTTGAGTTTATATCAGCACCTCTGTCAAGCAGTAATGTTACTACACCTCCATGTCCAGATTTTGCAGCATAGGAAAGCGGTGTGCGACCATTAGGACATTTTGAGTCCACATTAGCACCACTATCAAGCAATAATTTTACTATTGCTTCATTTCCGGACGTTGCTGCGTAGGAGAGCGACGTTCTTCCAGTTGCGCCTTCCTGATCAACAATAGCACCATGATCTAGCAATATCCTGATCATCTCAACATCGCTCCTTTGCAAAGCCATTGAAAGTATTGGTCTACTGCTTGAATTCCTCTGGTTCAATATGTCTTCCGTGTTTGCTTCCATAGTGAGAAGCGTTCTGACTGCCTCCCTAGAGCTATGCATTATAGCAGCCACCAGGGGAGAATCATAGCGCTCTGTTCTTGCATCCTCATAGTGATGCAACTTGATTTCAGTCTCGAGCAGCATCCCATAGTCCTTCTCTGCCAGGATATACATCCTCTGCGCAGCTGGAGTGTAGCGGCGTATCTCATGCTTTTCAAATAAATTGTTCTTCATAATCCAGCTGCTGAGTGGAAAGTCTTGCAGGAAACACATCTGCGTAACCCCATTCTCGGCTGCTGCATTTGCATGGTACAACACATACTGTACAGAATATTCAAGAAATGGGTATAGTTTGGACGTCTTCTGTACGAGTCGCTTAGCTTTAGAAGATTTAACCGGTGGCAATGTGCCAGGTAGCGGCACCGAAGAGAGGCCGATCTTCACGTAATTCAAGCAACAATTCTTGAGCGTTTCGTGACTCGGACCTGGCGATACACTTCCCACGTTCAGTTTGGCAAACCCCTCGTCCCGGAGAAAATCCCTAACTGATTCATGAATGAACTGCACGGTGGGACTTTTGGATTTGGTCAGTTCGGCAAGACCCTTTGAAGAATCAAGGATAAATCTGTttacatcttcttcgttgacaTTTGCAGACGTCCATTCTGCAAGAAAGGCGGTGGACTCAATTCCAGCTAAGATAGCGAAATAGAGCTCCTCGGAAGATAGAGGCCGTTGTGTATATAGTAACCATTGCAGACAGAGCAGTGTGTTCTCCATATCATGGTTTCCACGTATTAATATGTCCTTTAAAAGCTCATGCAATCCGTCCGGGATctgttccattcttcttttcagcGCGTGTACCTGGCCGCGGTCATACTCCTTATTGAGTGTCTGTACGACGAGAACAACCCAAAGGAATACGCCAGATGAACGAGCGATGACTTCCTCTTTGATTTGCTCAACCTGTTTGCTACGTCCGGCTCTGAGCTCGGAATGCACAAAGTTTGATATGTCTTGCTGATGGCCGTCTTGatcctccagcaccagcTCAGTCGCATTGTTCACAGCAATATGTGGATAATGGCGACTCGAAAAACAAACGAGCAATCGCTGCTGTCTATCTACTGCGAATTCTCCTAACTGCTCGAAGAAGGACAGCATATCTCGCACTTGATCCTCATCGCACTCGTCTAGCGCGTCAACAAAGCACATCAGGGAGCGTCCATGAAGCTGCTCAATGGCAACGCTAAATAGATATTTCAGTGTTTCGATGTCCCATGTGGGTGTTTGACTGTGTAATTGATTTGTTGGCAGCAAATCAAACATTGTGCATAGATCGGGCAACTTGTCAAGAAGCTGGCAAAGTAGTGAGCGGTACATTCCCACCACTGTTTTCTCTAAGCTATTCCCTCTGGCattaaaaaagaaggagatgatCGTAGTATCTTTCACCTGTCGAGGTGTCTTGCTGAAAGCGAACTTCATGATTGTTGATTTTCCAGTGCCTGGTTTCCCTTTAATCCAGAAAATCCCATGATGTCGCCCGGATAATCCTGGGTTAATCCAATCCTTATACTCCTGGCAACTAAGTAACCATTGACATGTTTTGGCGTGCGCCATTCGAATGGTTCGATGACGGCTGTCTATTTGCTCGAATCTCAGTGACTCCAGATACATTTTCTGCAGCGCGGCTGATGTCTGACGCTGTTGTCTATGGTAGTCTAGTATAGTATCGCTCTGAGCGCAGACTCCTCTTGATGGTGGAGGGACGTATAATAAGATCTGCCTTGCGCATGCAGCGGCCGTGGAAGCAGCGAAATATTGGAAATCCTTATTTTTGTGCGAGTCGGCATAGTCGCTGATGCCCCTGACGACCAAACAAGGAAGCAAATTCACCACGCCAGCGGCTTCCATTTCAAAACAGAGAACACCTCCAAGTTTGGTGCTGATTTTGTCCCTTGTCATTCCATCCTTGACTAGCTGGTTCCCAGATCCTATAGTTCCAAAGTGAACTCTGACATTCGAATCTTCCCGCTGGGGTCTTCGCACTAGCATATCTTTACGGCAGGCGTTACATGTTTCCCCTCTAGCATGATCGTATGACGCCTCGAAGAGAACATCGGGGACGGAATGAGGTCTCTTAACTCGAGCAACCGTGTCTAGATAATCCTGGATGTTATTTATTGAAGCACTCAGGTTCGATTTAAACTTTGAGACGGCCGTAAGCAAAGTAGGAGATGGTGCATTAAGTGAGCCAATGCGTTGCTGGAAACCACCTATTATTGTTTTTCCAAAATCGTACTGGACTACTCCACCGTAGCTCTTCTCCGGCTGACCAATAACCACGTCACCCAGTCGAATATCCGCCTTATGGCTTGGAACCCCGCCCGCGATGCCTACGAGGAGGCTAACCTTCAGCGAGGGAAAGCTTGAAACCATCCGAGCAGTAACGGCCGCGGCAGCGTTCGTACCCATCTGTCCAGCGGGCAAGCAAGTAATGACGATTTCATGGTTGTAAATGCGACCTGTGGTGTGTTCTTCCGACTCGTCATAGAGTTCATCCAACATCGACTTTGCGGAGGCGTACTCAAGTGGCAGGGGGCAGATCCATCCTATTGTGAAATCTTCGACGCGAGGCCGGTATCGCTTCATTGTAAGCCGTTAGATTCAGTAAAGGTCATCATGAGAAGGATGCAAGAAATATGAACGTTGATGCCCTgaaagacgaaggaaaagatgagGTGAGAAACTCAAGCTGTGTCCGGCGAGGCTGAAAAGGTCGCGCTAACTGGTTAGCTAGTCAACCAATCATAATTATGGTCCATCTGTACGACACGACCCTTCTGGAAGGGCGGGCTGATGTATGCCAGTCAGACAAGATCATAGGTTAATCATTTCAGCATCTAGGAGATGCTCGCGGGGACTAAAAGCAAACGAATGATTCGAACATAAGAACAAGAGCAGTGCTTCGCAGAGCGGCGAGCTGCGTGGGTTATCTGAATGTGACAAGATTAGTCTCGTAGTCCTCACTTGACCAGAGCTAATCAAGCAGCGTATGTTCTAGTTCCAGTATATATCTTAAGCAGTGAGCTCCGTGCTGGTAGGGAGGCGAAAAATGGGGCCTACTGTTTAGGATGGATTGTGTCTTAGACTACATAGTATGTATGGATGAGACCTATAATCTTGTTAATGCTGTCGTAATCTAGAAGAAGTATATGTTAGACCATAGCTTAGTATATGGTGTACCTTGAACACGTTTGTAAAGGATGGTaacatctccatcgtccTTCATGAAATGATCTATACAATGGGGAGTACGTAGCATAACAATAACTTCTTCCGAGTTAGGGATCTTCAAAATATATGGCGTCGAATCTTGTTTCGATAAGTACTTTGACAATATGTTGGAACACTTGACAGTGAGATCTTCTCAGGACATACGTTAAGCAAGATATAGTACTATGTTTGTGTTGTTTATCAAATGTAACAATATGCTAGATGCGAATTGGTAACACCCCGGGCCCAAATCACCATGGACAAAGATAGCACTAGGGTTAAGTACAGGGGTGGTGTTTGATCAAAGCGATGCTCTATTTAACGTCTTCGATGTGCAATCTCTCAGTGGGTTAAAATGTCAAATTAGTCTAATACTGAAGTCATTATTCATACGAAATCTAAAGTCCAGTTCATATCTCAAGAAACAGTCGTATCTAAGTAATTAAAACCCGCCGGCTCCTCGTACTCGCTGTACAGCCCCAACGACCCCTTTGGCCCAGCTGAAACGTCCTGGGTTGACACCAATAGATCCTTCAGGAACCACACCAGTAGAGGCGTCATGCCAGCATCCATCTTCTGGGCTTACTGCACCGTAAAGAGCTGTGTTCTGGTTTCGATTGATCGTCTCAAGCCATGAATGGCAGATGATCGAAGAGTCAATCAGGATGTTAACTTCCTGGCTGTGGTAGAACGATTGAGTATCAAGGTTCCCATTCCCTATCCTCCGTTAGCCAGGATCGAGGAATGAaaggacaatgtcttcctACCTTGAATAGCCACTTTGCCGTCGATGATCATGAGCTTTATGTGGCAGCTTCGACGCTTGAATTTATTATGGATAGGTTTTGTTTGGTCCTTACCCACATAATTATATATGCGTAGCCGTGAGCGTTCATCCGGTTTCTTGAGGGAACTATATAATCGATTAGAAATCATCTCATTCGTGCCATtttgaaagggaagaagttGTCCAGCGTCGTTGTAGCCCAGGCATAGGTAGCATGTGACAACGACTCCGCGGCGGACAGCTTCCAGTAATGGTTCAAGGAGAGGCTCTGCATTCATATTCGGGGTCTGGATGAAGATTGAGTGTTCTGCATTTTGAATTGCCGAGAGAAACGCGGCATTTTGAGGGGTATAGACGCTGGTGTGGTTTGGGGCTAGCGATCGTAAGCATAGAAACCTGTCAAATAACTTTAGAGTGGTGCTTACCTCCCCAGGGCTCTCTGTTTACTAAGGCCATTGGACATGCTTCATGTGGTGGCGAGATAGTATACGGTGTCATCGGGGTATCTTGATCAACGTCTGAGGCGTCACCGGTTGTATTCGGTTGGGTAGTTGTGTCTATAGGAATTAGTAACCCGTATTCTTTTCGGCCGTAGAAAAGAACTCCAATGATACATACTCAGGTGGCGAGTGACCGGACGAGTTTTAGACTCTCCAGGCCTAGGCTTGAGAGTGCCGTTGACCCGTCGTGCTTCGTCCCTAAGGTCAAGGTCATAGTGCTGATCTAATGTGGTGTGCTCGGGCAAGGTCAAGCCCTGACATTCCTCTTCGTGGCTTACGTCCATGAGGGAAAGACTGGGAATTGGTGCGCCCGCGGCAGGAGAAGACAACATCGGAAAGGGCGTATCGAAGTGCTTTCCCCATGAGATCAGGGCGGTGTCATAAAAGGCGTCCACAATAGGCCCTTCAAGCCTAACCATCATCTCCAGGTTGTCATTATCCTGGACATTACTGCTTTGCAGCAGGGCTATCCTTCGATCAACAACCATAAACTTAGCATGGAACGTTCCGAATATAGGGCGGTGGTAATTGACAACCTGCAGATCGATGTTGGGAACTTCCTCAGCTGGAGGGAGTTGAACTTTCTCACTTGtgtatttcttttctggtACATCCAAGCGATTCTCATATGCTTGTCGAGGATCACCACGGTCATAGATCATCTTCACGACTACCTTTGTACCGCGTTCACCAGCTCGTTTTGATAACTCGCGGAAGGCGTTGGTCACCAATGTCGAAGCGTCGGAATGGATCCAAAAGTTTGTCCCGAGAAAGACTTCGGTCTCAGCCCGGGCGATGCAATTGGCCATGTGCCGGCACAGGTCCGGCAACGGAGCTACAATGGTCAAAGGGGCGATCCCATGACTACCCATTAATGGCGGAGAGACAACTCCCGCCATCGGGTTTTTTTCTAAAGTACATAGTGCGTCATGGTATATCTATTTCACGGTCAGGTACTGTGTGCTTCATTAATACATAAAGCACTCTTCACTGACCTTTAGGAACAGATTGCTTGGTTTCGTTGGGCCCCAATTGCCACATTCCAGAGCCTTTTGTAGACTGTCATGGCCATCTTCGCCGTCCTCAGATTTCGACACATCATCTTTGACATGATAGTCACTATAAAGTTTGTGGAATACCTTGGTTGGTGCTTGATTTGGATCTCGTGCAAGTTCGGAGCTCACAGTCTTGCTGCTGTGACATAGTTGGTAAACTCTTTCTGGCAGCATGTCGGCGCAGGTACGATTGAGGCTCTTAGGCTGGCGGATGGACCAGATTATTATCGAAGTCAAGCAGATTGGAAACAAAGTACTGGATAGTTTGACGAACGACCCAACCATGGATTgaccaagaagaccaaaTGATATATGCTCTCCGGCCATGACGTAGACTAAGCCCCATAAGGCTGAGAAAGGGTTTGATGCTTGTGGTACGGAATTCCTATGAACAAGTAGTGGGGACAGGAAGCCGAATGATAAGCATGTTCAATGGATATTAATTAGTATTTTTCAATGCACACGGCTACACTCTTGTGGCAGATGACGACAGTCTTGTCGAGTTGAAAGTATGAGAATGTGGTTGCCTGAGGACCGACGTCATCGGTGCCTGGGGAATCGCGAGAACTTGATTTGGTCATTAGGGCAACATTACCTAGGGCAACACCCATGTCAATGGCTTTGAGAAGTCTAGAACTCCCTTAGTTGTAGTTATAAGCCCGATATCGACAGGGCCCTAGTTTCTTTGGCCAAGAAAGCAATTCTGCAGGTACACAGACCACAAAACCAGCCGTATATTCCGCCCCATACTAGCTTGCCCTCTTTTTCGGAAACTCTGCTTGGGTCTCCGATGGCGCGACCAAGGCTAATGCAAAACGAAAGCCAATGTACCAACCCCGCATCGGAAATGTTGCGATGTTGCAATGCGACTTGCTGGCTTGAAGCTTGTCCCGGTTATCGGCCTGAAGTCCGATGGCGCTCGGGATTATACCTACTGCGtctggaagaagatttcctcttctttaaTAAGTAGCGCTCTTCAAGCATCTGAGGTGTCAATTTTTCTtacatcttcaccatctttTTCCCTTGACTCTAACTTACAGCTAGTCTACCTTGTTGTGGTGTCAATACGatcatgtatgtatatccgATTATGCCACTCTGCCATGACAGCTAATTCCTCATCACAAGGGTCTATACAGcgtcttttgctttcttcgaGGCTCTATGGGAGGTATGCACTCGACTCTCACGAACTTGACTATCTCATTCTAACTTGATTTCCCAGGCTGGTGTCACCCATGTCTTTGCCAATCTAGGGTCCGATCATCCCTCCATATTGGAGGCCATGGTCAAGGgccagaaagagaagcctGATCAATTCCCCAAAATCATAACCTGTCCCAACGAGGTAAGTTATTAAGCTTACAAATGGCATTGAGTTGTCCCTCAATTACTGTGGGTTTCCATGAATCCTCATCTCAGGCTAACCCCACATTTACCCCACTCCACAGATGGTAGCACTTTCCATGGCCGATGGCTACGCTCGACTGACCGGCAAACCGCAATGCGTCATTGTTCATGTCGATGTCGGTACACAAGGATTAGCAGCAGCCGTACATAATGCCTCCTGTGGACGCGCACCCGTTTTGATCTTTGCTGGCCTCTCCCCCTTCACTATCGAAGGGGAGATGCGCGGCTCTCGCACAGAATACATTCACTGGATTCAAGATGTCCCCGATCAGAAGCAGATTGTTTCTCAATACTGTCGCTATTCTGGTGAGATTCGTTCCGGGAAGAATGTCAAACAAATGGTCAATCGCGCCCTCCAATTTGCGACGAGTGATCCCAAGGGTCCGGTATACTTGGCCGGTGCTCGTGAAGtaatggaagaggagatcgaacCATACAAGGTCAATCAAAATGTCTGGGGTGCTGTCGCACCGTCCGCATTGCCGGCTGAGGGGGTTGAGCTGATCGCATCGGAACTCGCTGCTGCCAAGGAACCGCTAGTGATTGTAGGTTATTCAGGTCGTGAGGCCAGGGGAGTGGAAGAACTAGTTAAACTGGCAGACACGTTCAAAGGAGTCCGAGTACTGGACACTGGCGGATGTGACATGTGCTTCCCTAGTGACCACCCAGCGTGGCTAGGAATGCGATTTGGTATCCACGAGGCCATTAAAACAGCAGATGTCATCCTTGTGGCCGACTGCGATGTGCCATGGATTCCGACACAGTGCAAACCATCTGATTCCGCCAAGATCATACATGTAGATGTTGATCCACTCAAACAGCAAATGCCGGTCTTTTATCTTCCTTCCATGGCTACGTTTCGTGCAGAATCGGCAACGGCATTTAGACAGATCAATGAGTACGTCGCCGCTAATAACTCACTAAAACAGACGCTTAACTCTGAAGAACAAACATCTCTTGGTAAGCGTCGTGAGGAAGAATACAAGAAGATCCGCCAAGGAATCGCAGACCTTGCTGTTGTACCATCGGGAGGTGGTAACACCGATCTTAACGTGTCCTATCTGATCAGCCAGGTCCGGGAGACTTGTCCGGCAGACACTATCTGGGCTATCGAGTCCGTAACTCTGACTACATTTGTAGCTGATCATATCGCTGCCACCTTGCCCAAGTCATGGATCAACTGTGGCGGTGGCGGACTTGGTTGGTCCGGCGGAGGTGCACTCGGTATCAAGTTGGCCACTGATCATGAAAATGGCGGTAAGAACAAGGGTAAATTTGTCTGCCAGATCGTGGGTGATGGCACGTACCTCTTCTCCGTGCCGGGTTCCGTCTACTGGATCTCGAGGCGGTATAACATCCCTATTCTTACTATCGTCCTGAACAACAAGGGCTGGAACGCTCCTAGGCGGAGTATGCTTCTCGTTCATCCCGAAGGTGACGGTTCGCGCGCGACAAACGAGGACCTCAACATCTCATTCGCTCCTACCCCTGACTACCCAGGCATTGCGAAGGCTGCTGCGGGAGGAGAGCTTTGGGCTGGGACCGCAACTACTGTTTCAGACCTTGCCAGGATGCTGCCCGAGGCTATCAAAGCGGTTCAAAATGGAACCACCGCTGTCTTGGAGGCTCAGTTAGACGGAACAGTTGGCAAGCATGTCAGCAAGAACTGATACTTCTCGTTGGGCTGAAGCAGGAGGGAAACGAAGTATCCCATTACCCCTTCTACTTCTTATGGTATATCAACTATAGAATTAGCATATGATCTCTATATCTAATTCTATACTCATATATAGAAATAACTTTCCTACTTCAGAATAATAAATGGTTATAGTGCCATCAAAATAGTGTTAAATAGGACTTGATAGAACTACCCAGAATAACAATCGGGTTCATAATTTAGGAGAAGGATTAACCAATTTCTAAAGTGTCTTTAGAAAATTCATAATGACTCTCTCGTAGAAAGCCCATCAGAGACGGTCTTGAGTATGACCAAAAGAGTATGTATAAGTACACCAATAAGCCAACCATGTATATGGTTACGCCAACTCAACTCAGGCCAGACGCCTTGccagaaaatcaaagataaCTTGATGTaacctgaagaaggcacCTTGATGGCAATGCGTGTCGCCACCTTCGTCAGCTCCTAGACTGACGAACTCGTACTCACACTTTAAATGATTGCAAAGCAACTCCGGCTGACCTTTTAGGAAGTGATCATTTTCTGCGTCAAGAACCAGACAAGCGCTCACAATTTTCTGAGCTAGGCCTTCCAAGGTATACAGATTGACCGTGCGCATCAGTTCCGCCTCTGATGCCACCCCGAAAGTCCATTTACCGTTGCGCAGGGCCCACCGAACACCCGTGTCTAGAGACTGTGCACagccaaaaataaaattggACAGTCCATCATATTCGTTTTGAACTAGTCTTTGCACAAAGGATGGCTGGTTGGCCCGAAAAGCAGACCCGAAATCGTACACTCCATCGTCCAGGATAATGGCCTGTGCTCGATGCTCCTGCGTGGCTCCTCGTGCCACCAGGTATCCGCCCATGCTCCAGCCGAAGATGGCTATAGCATTGGGGTCGACTTCCTTTCGAGTTAAGGCGAAGTCAACCACGGGGGTTAGCACGTTCTCCCAGTCGGGACGGAAGTAGAGGTGCTGTCGTCGTACAGCTGCACCTTGGCCGGGCCCATCGAAGGCGAGAAAATTGTATCCTCGTGCTAGAGCTGCAGCTCCAATCGCAAACCAGGCTTCGCTCGAAGTTGAGTCATAGCCACCGTTGAAGATAATAGTGCGTCGTGGACTGCCCGTGCCAGTCGGGCTGACAAAGTATCCAGGGAGTGTTGTCCCTTGGTAGGGAATCTTGATAGGTTCGTACCTATATACAGAGAGCTTCATCGCCTCCTCAAATGCGGTCTCTGATCGTTCATACACGAGCTGTGCCGTTTCGTCGTTGTCATAGTCATCGCGACAGAAGAACTCAGCGGTCCTATAGTAATTCGAGGCCCGCAGGTATCCCTCGTGGGCACTGACTGTGTTGTTGACTGATGCTGATTGCTCTGCACTAGTGAATGCTCGGTCGGCTGCTTTTTTCCATTCGACTAGCCAGTCATCCTCGTTTCCCGCTCGAATTTTGGAGGTGATCGCTATCACTTCTCCGAGGTCTGCTCCACCATAATTACTGTACCCTGCGGCGCGCAGGGTTTCATAACTGAAACACGCGTTGGACTTGAAAAAATGATCGATAAGCATCGTCGCCAAAATTATTGACTGATTATACACAAATCGACGTATTTAATGAGTAACGATAGAAACTTCAGACCAACATGAGAATAATCGTGATTGGAGATATTCTTAGGGAAGAACTTAAGCCTTAAGCAACTGATCATATGATAGGACTCGGACCGAGTTGCATAGAACACCAAATCGGACCGAGTTTTACAATCCTGCATCTCCACCCTACTCGGTCCGATAAGCAGCTCTACACAGCAAGATTTTACGACCGGTTGAGGTTAGTGCTAGGTGTAATGTGTTGATTTATAAGCCAATGATTTATGAGTTAATGGTTTAAAGATAGGGCTTGCTGGACTCGTCGCTTTGAATTTAATTACTCTGCATTCTGCGAACATTGAACAGGAGTGAGAAGACCCCTCGTTTTATTCTCGCCCTATCCAGCCTTTTGAGATCTTGCACAGCCTATAGATTGGTCCAAAAGGTTAAATTGCCTCCATAACTGAGATCCCTCATGCCAAGGGAAGACGGTACTACACGTAGTTCAGATCTAGAACAGGGCTCTGATCCGAGCAAGACCATCAATGAAAGAGCCTTTGTTGAGACTACCCAATGGGATGAAGACGACCCGGCACATCCATTCAAGAGAAGTTTAGCGGCGAGATGGTTGACCGTTGTTATTGTATCTCTTTGCTCACTTTGTGTGTGAGTATCGTAAATTTGAAAACAGTCAAGTACTTGTCGGGCTGACATTGTGGCAGCGCTTGCACATCTTCCATATATACTACGACCTACGACCAAATTTTGGATGAATTTCACTGTTCACAAGAGGTTGCGACGCTGGGACTATcactcttcgtcttcggcatGGGTAAGCCATGTGTCTCAATTTTCGTTTGTCAATTACAGGTCATGGACTAAAATTACCTCTATTTAGGATTTGGGCCCTTGATACTAGGTCCCCTATCCGAGGTAAGGTCGTGTTTCGTGAGTTATCGAATGATGAAGG
The sequence above is a segment of the Aspergillus oryzae RIB40 DNA, chromosome 3 genome. Coding sequences within it:
- a CDS encoding alpha/beta hydrolase family protein (predicted hydrolases or acyltransferases (alpha/beta hydrolase superfamily)), with translation MLIDHFFKSNACFSYETLRAAGYSNYGGADLGEVIAITSKIRAGNEDDWLVEWKKAADRAFTSAEQSASVNNTVSAHEGYLRASNYYRTAEFFCRDDYDNDETAQLVYERSETAFEEAMKLSVYRYEPIKIPYQGTTLPGYFVSPTGTGSPRRTIIFNGGYDSTSSEAWFAIGAAALARGYNFLAFDGPGQGAAVRRQHLYFRPDWENVLTPVVDFALTRKEVDPNAIAIFGWSMGGYLVARGATQEHRAQAIILDDGVYDFGSAFRANQPSFVQRLVQNEYDGLSNFIFGCAQSLDTGVRWALRNGKWTFGVASEAELMRTVNLYTLEGLAQKIVSACLVLDAENDHFLKGQPELLCNHLKCEYEFVSLGADEGGDTHCHQGAFFRLHQVIFDFLARRLA
- a CDS encoding IQ calmodulin-binding motif protein (predicted protein), which translates into the protein MANCIARAETEVFLGTNFWIHSDASTLVTNAFRELSKRAGERGTKVVVKMIYDRGDPRQAYENRLDVPEKKYTSEKVQLPPAEEVPNIDLQVVNYHRPIFGTFHAKFMVVDRRIALLQSSNVQDNDNLEMMVRLEGPIVDAFYDTALISWGKHFDTPFPMLSSPAAGAPIPSLSLMDVSHEEECQGLTLPEHTTLDQHYDLDLRDEARRVNGTLKPRPGESKTRPVTRHLNTTTQPNTTGDASDVDQDTPMTPYTISPPHEACPMALVNREPWGAPNHTSVYTPQNAAFLSAIQNAEHSIFIQTPNMNAEPLLEPLLEAVRRGVVVTCYLCLGYNDAGQLLPFQNGTNEMISNRLYSSLKKPDERSRLRIYNYVGKDQTKPIHNKFKRRSCHIKLMIIDGKVAIQGNGNLDTQSFYHSQEVNILIDSSIICHSWLETINRNQNTALYGAVSPEDGCWHDASTGVVPEGSIGVNPGRFSWAKGVVGAVQRVRGAGGF
- a CDS encoding uncharacterized protein (ankyrin repeat) produces the protein MKRYRPRVEDFTIGWICPLPLEYASAKSMLDELYDESEEHTTGRIYNHEIVITCLPAGQMGTNAAAAVTARMVSSFPSLKVSLLVGIAGGVPSHKADIRLGDVVIGQPEKSYGGVVQYDFGKTIIGGFQQRIGSLNAPSPTLLTAVSKFKSNLSASINNIQDYLDTVARVKRPHSVPDVLFEASYDHARGETCNACRKDMLVRRPQREDSNVRVHFGTIGSGNQLVKDGMTRDKISTKLGGVLCFEMEAAGVVNLLPCLVVRGISDYADSHKNKDFQYFAASTAAACARQILLYVPPPSRGVCAQSDTILDYHRQQRQTSAALQKMYLESLRFEQIDSRHRTIRMAHAKTCQWLLSCQEYKDWINPGLSGRHHGIFWIKGKPGTGKSTIMKFAFSKTPRQVKDTTIISFFFNARGNSLEKTVVGMYRSLLCQLLDKLPDLCTMFDLLPTNQLHSQTPTWDIETLKYLFSVAIEQLHGRSLMCFVDALDECDEDQVRDMLSFFEQLGEFAVDRQQRLLVCFSSRHYPHIAVNNATELVLEDQDGHQQDISNFVHSELRAGRSKQVEQIKEEVIARSSGVFLWVVLVVQTLNKEYDRGQVHALKRRMEQIPDGLHELLKDILIRGNHDMENTLLCLQWLLYTQRPLSSEELYFAILAGIESTAFLAEWTSANVNEEDVNRFILDSSKGLAELTKSKSPTVQFIHESVRDFLRDEGFAKLNVGSVSPGPSHETLKNCCLNYVKIGLSSVPLPGTLPPVKSSKAKRLVQKTSKLYPFLEYSVQYVLYHANAAAENGVTQMCFLQDFPLSSWIMKNNLFEKHEIRRYTPAAQRMYILAEKDYGMLLETEIKLHHYEDARTERYDSPLVAAIMHSSREAVRTLLTMEANTEDILNQRNSSSRPILSMALQRSDVEMIRILLDHGAIVDQEGATGRTSLSYAATSGNEAIVKLLLDSGANVDSKCPNGRTPLSYAAKSGHGGVVTLLLDRGADINSKCSYGRTPLSYSADSWRNEALAVLLDRGADLESRDVNNCTALSWAIRFSQYDVVEQLLNQGAEVESRGHHGSTPLCQAVRLQHPSAARSLIGKGANLESRDDDGRAALSYAVEYGRKATVILLLDSGADVNSRDNFGRTPLSYAAERLSGLGAVTIVELLLWQGAD
- a CDS encoding putative thiamine pyrophosphate enzyme (thiamine pyrophosphate-requiring enzymes [acetolactate synthase, pyruvate dehydrogenase (cytochrome), glyoxylate carboligase, phosphonopyruvate decarboxylase]), with amino-acid sequence MAIFAVLRFRHIIFDMIVTIKVYTASFAFFEALWEAGVTHVFANLGSDHPSILEAMVKGQKEKPDQFPKIITCPNEMVALSMADGYARLTGKPQCVIVHVDVGTQGLAAAVHNASCGRAPVLIFAGLSPFTIEGEMRGSRTEYIHWIQDVPDQKQIVSQYCRYSGEIRSGKNVKQMVNRALQFATSDPKGPVYLAGAREVMEEEIEPYKVNQNVWGAVAPSALPAEGVELIASELAAAKEPLVIVGYSGREARGVEELVKLADTFKGVRVLDTGGCDMCFPSDHPAWLGMRFGIHEAIKTADVILVADCDVPWIPTQCKPSDSAKIIHVDVDPLKQQMPVFYLPSMATFRAESATAFRQINEYVAANNSLKQTLNSEEQTSLGKRREEEYKKIRQGIADLAVVPSGGGNTDLNVSYLISQVRETCPADTIWAIESVTLTTFVADHIAATLPKSWINCGGGGLGWSGGGALGIKLATDHENGGKNKGKFVCQIVGDGTYLFSVPGSVYWISRRYNIPILTIVLNNKGWNAPRRSMLLVHPEGDGSRATNEDLNISFAPTPDYPGIAKAAAGGELWAGTATTVSDLARMLPEAIKAVQNGTTAVLEAQLDGTVGKHVSKN